Proteins from one Mus caroli chromosome 3, CAROLI_EIJ_v1.1, whole genome shotgun sequence genomic window:
- the Gpr87 gene encoding G-protein coupled receptor 87, whose protein sequence is MGLNFTITKLSGNELYSQASHTANSTSEGHGKNSTLHNKFDTIILPVLYLVIFVASILLNGLAVWIFFHIRNKTSFIFYLKNIVVADLIMTLTFPFRIVRDAGFGPWYFEFILCRYTSVLFYANMYTSIVFLGLISVDRYLKVVKPFGDSRMYSITFTKVLSVCVWVIMAVLSLPNIILTNGQPTKENIHDCMKLKSPLGAKWHMAVTYVDSCLFVVVLVILIGCYIAISRYIHKSSRQFISQSSRKRKHNQSIRVVVAVFFTCFLPYHLCRIPFTFSNLDRLLDESAHKILYYCKEMTLFLSACNVCLDPIIYFFMCKSFSRRLFKKSNIRTRSESIRSLQSVRRSEVRIYYDYTDV, encoded by the exons ATGGGGCTCAACTTTACGATTACAAAATTATCAG GTAATGAGCTGTACAGCCAAGCAAGTCACACTGCAAACAGCACAAGTGAGGGACATGGGAAGAACTCTACCCTGCACAACAAATTTGACACCATCATCCTGCCAGTGCTTTACCTAGTTATCTTTGTGGCAAGCATCCTGCTGAACGGTCTGGCCGTGTGGATCTTCTTCCACATTCGGAATAAAACCAGCTTCATATTTTATCTCAAAAATATAGTGGTAGCTGACCTCATCATGACCCTGACATTCCCATTCCGAATAGTCCGTGATGCAGGATTCGGACCTTGGTACTTCGAGTTTATCCTCTGCAGATACACCTCAGTTTTGTTCTATGCAAACATGTATACATCTATTGTGTTTCTTGGGCTGATCAGTGTTGATCGGTATCTAAAGGTGGTAAAGCCCTTTGGTGACTCTCGCATGTACAGCATAACCTTCACCAAAGTTTTATCAGTCTGTGTTTGGGTGATCATGGCTGTTCTGTCCTTGCCAAACATCATACTGACTAATGGGCAACcaacaaaggaaaatattcatGACTGCATGAAACTCAAAAGTCCCCTAGGAGCCAAGTGGCATATGGCTGTCACCTATGTGGACAGCTGTTTGTTTGTAGTCGTGctggtgattctgattggatgctACATAGCCATCTCCAGATACATCCACAAATCCAGCAGGCAATTCATAAGCCAATCGAGCCGGAAGCGAAAGCACAACCAGAGCATCCGCGTGGTCGTGGCTGTGTTTTTTACCTGCTTCCTCCCGTATCACTTGTGCAGAATCCCCTTTACCTTCAGTAACTTAGACAGGCTTCTGGATGAATCAGCACATAAAATCCTCTACTATTGCAAAGAAATGACACTTTTCTTGTCTGCGTGCAACGTGTGCCTGGATCcgataatttattttttcatgtgtaaGTCATTTTCAAGAAGGTTATTCAAGAAATCAAACATAAGAACCAGGAGCGAAAGCATCAGGTCGCTGCAAAGCGTCCGAAGATCAGAAGTGCGCATCTATTATGACTACACTGATGTGTAA